A region from the Mercenaria mercenaria strain notata chromosome 7, MADL_Memer_1, whole genome shotgun sequence genome encodes:
- the LOC128558218 gene encoding tumor necrosis factor ligand superfamily member 15-like, which translates to MLHNYLEKAIAKEYDKVKQEDTERQQKYLDENRVRLIAIYDKYFWEMKPAAKVTGKEQPKPRLSDNNAEMIPVRVWRRGRELYDTSAFERYGVRYRNGRLVIPVSGTYFVYSYVGFFEPCVPSTGKPNVKNASIPIKLGIFKFNILDAEESELVSSVQPHTISSNRFFNAYSSYVSTFADLKAGDEISVKVSNITYLRYTRDNYFGLNLV; encoded by the exons ATGCTGCATAACTACCTGGAAAAG GCTATAGCCAAAGAATACGACAAAGTTAAACAGGAAGATACTGAGCGACAGCAAAAATATTTAGATGAAAACAGGGTCCGTTTAATTGCTATCTACGACAAATACTTCTGGGAAATGAAGCCAGCCGCCAAAGTAACAGGAAAGGAACAACCAAAACCAAGACTTA GTGATAACAATGCTGAAATGATACCTGTACGAGTTTGGCGACGTGGGAGAGAACTCTACGATACAAGCGCTTTTGAACGGTATGGAGTTAGATACAGAAATGGGCGTCTGGTCATTCCAGTTTCTGGCACATATTTCGTCTATTCTTATGTAGGTTTTTTCGAACCCTGCGTCCCTTCCACCGGCAAACCAAATGTTAAGAATGCAAGCATACCAATTAAACTTGGTATCTTTAAGTTTAATATCTTGGACGCGGAGGAGTCCGAATTAGTTTCAAGTGTTCAGCCCCACACTATTTCCAGCAATCGATTCTTCAACGCGTACAGTAGTTACGTATCGACATTTGCTGACTTAAAAGCTGGAGACGAAATATCTGTGAAAGTATCCAATATTACTTACCTTAGATATACAAGAGATAACTATTTTGGCTTGAATCTAGTTTAG